In Mastigocladopsis repens PCC 10914, a single window of DNA contains:
- the acpP gene encoding acyl carrier protein produces the protein MSQAEIFEKVKKIVADQLSVDTDTITPQSNFANDLGADSLDTVELVMALEEEFDIEIPDEAAEKITTVQEAVEYINNKVAASA, from the coding sequence ATGAGCCAAGCGGAAATTTTTGAAAAGGTCAAGAAAATTGTTGCGGATCAACTGAGTGTTGATACCGACACAATCACACCACAATCTAATTTTGCCAACGATTTAGGGGCTGACTCCTTGGATACCGTTGAACTGGTTATGGCTTTGGAAGAAGAGTTTGATATCGAAATTCCCGATGAAGCCGCTGAAAAAATAACAACAGTTCAAGAGGCAGTTGAATACATTAACAACAAAGTTGCTGCATCCGCCTAA
- a CDS encoding Calvin cycle protein CP12, whose protein sequence is MPNIIDANQKVANQSPLEQAIEQAIEQARATCDIQGNNSAGCAVAWDIVEELQAEKSHRQATEKFKTSLDLYCDENPNAPECLIYDV, encoded by the coding sequence ATGCCTAACATCATAGACGCTAATCAGAAAGTAGCAAATCAAAGTCCTCTCGAGCAAGCTATTGAGCAAGCTATTGAGCAAGCTCGTGCTACTTGTGATATTCAAGGAAACAACTCTGCTGGCTGTGCTGTAGCTTGGGATATTGTTGAAGAGCTACAAGCCGAGAAATCCCATCGACAGGCAACCGAAAAGTTTAAAACTTCGTTAGATCTGTACTGTGATGAGAACCCAAATGCACCTGAGTGTTTAATTTATGATGTCTAA
- a CDS encoding tyrosinase family protein, with the protein MSNGRAIRKNIVSLTDSELAALQDGYSRMQAIRDNRGFNHIAGFHGTPGNYCHRDTDLFLPWHRAYIYNFEQYLRDQVLTAALPWWDWSSDTSRQTGIPTAFSSPNTAIGTPNPLLKSRINVPTANPPVDRDTVRRPGVPNQLPLPSDIANLLSIQDFLDFSGQFDFGIHGRIHLWVGGDMTSVPFAAYDPIFYSHHCMVDRIWYLWQQRHGVNNIPRALLSRPLPPFNLTVNDVLDISELGYEYAVDQVVINLGV; encoded by the coding sequence GTGAGTAACGGTAGGGCGATAAGAAAAAATATTGTTAGTTTAACGGATAGTGAGCTTGCAGCTTTACAAGATGGCTATAGTAGAATGCAAGCGATTAGGGATAATAGGGGGTTCAATCATATTGCAGGTTTCCATGGTACTCCTGGTAACTATTGTCACAGAGATACTGACTTGTTTTTACCTTGGCATCGCGCCTATATATATAACTTTGAGCAGTATCTTCGCGATCAAGTCTTAACGGCTGCTCTACCTTGGTGGGACTGGAGTTCTGACACTTCAAGACAAACAGGAATACCTACAGCATTTAGCAGTCCAAACACTGCTATCGGCACTCCAAATCCTCTTTTGAAATCTCGAATCAATGTACCAACGGCAAACCCGCCTGTTGATCGGGATACAGTGCGTCGCCCTGGTGTTCCAAATCAGCTACCTCTTCCTAGTGATATTGCTAATCTTTTATCTATTCAAGACTTCCTAGACTTTTCCGGGCAGTTTGACTTTGGTATACACGGTAGAATTCATCTCTGGGTTGGTGGCGATATGACTAGCGTTCCTTTTGCTGCATATGACCCTATTTTCTACTCTCATCATTGCATGGTTGATCGGATCTGGTACCTTTGGCAGCAGCGACATGGTGTTAACAATATACCCAGAGCTTTACTCAGCCGCCCTTTACCTCCTTTCAATTTGACAGTAAATGATGTTCTGGATATTAGTGAGCTAGGCTATGAATATGCAGTTGATCAAGTAGTGATAAATCTGGGAGTTTAA
- a CDS encoding phytoene desaturase family protein codes for MSKQTSSQTKSTLSYKETDVIIIGSGIGGLSCAALLARYGFDVTVCESHSIPGGAAHAFERNGFKFDSGPSLYSGLSYSPSANPLRQVLDAIGEELPCVTYNTWGCCLPEGDFDTSVGPDQFCEVLKRFRGNEAVVEWRELQRVMEPLARAATAIPPAALRLDVGAVMTVSRFALSLFPHIADIGKLTGPFSRIMDGVVKDPFTRNWLDLLCFLLSGLPANGTSTAEVAFMFADWYRPGVVLDYPVGGGGALVDALVRGLERHGGRLMLNAHVEQILVETRHGASLQAVGVRLRGGKQIRARRAVISNASVWDTLKLLPEEAVPKQFQEQRASTPECDSFMHLHLGIDSQGLRSDLACHYIVVNNWENGVTDPQNVVLVSIPSLLDPSLAPPGKHVIHVYTPGNEPYDLWQGMNRKSEEYGRQKQLRAEVMWQALERIIPDIRSRCDVTLVGTPLTHEQYLRRHRGSYGPAIQAGKGFFPGSSTPLPGLLCCGDSTFPGIGLPAVATSGMIAANTLAPLEKHFQMLQDIGCMG; via the coding sequence GTGAGTAAGCAAACTTCTTCCCAAACAAAATCTACCTTAAGTTATAAAGAAACAGATGTCATCATTATTGGTAGTGGAATTGGCGGTTTAAGCTGTGCAGCTCTTTTGGCACGGTATGGCTTTGATGTTACAGTTTGCGAAAGCCACTCTATCCCAGGTGGTGCAGCGCATGCATTTGAGCGGAATGGATTCAAATTTGACTCAGGTCCATCCCTATACTCGGGGTTGTCGTACAGCCCATCTGCCAACCCTCTCAGACAAGTGCTAGATGCTATTGGCGAGGAGTTACCATGCGTAACATACAATACGTGGGGATGCTGTCTACCAGAAGGGGATTTTGACACTTCAGTTGGTCCTGACCAGTTTTGTGAGGTGCTGAAGCGGTTCCGTGGCAATGAGGCTGTCGTTGAATGGCGTGAGTTACAGCGTGTGATGGAACCACTGGCGCGTGCTGCAACTGCGATACCACCAGCAGCTTTGCGTCTTGATGTTGGTGCAGTTATGACTGTAAGCAGATTTGCTCTATCTTTATTCCCACATATTGCAGACATAGGTAAGCTTACAGGACCGTTTAGCCGAATTATGGACGGCGTTGTTAAAGACCCTTTTACGCGCAACTGGCTTGACTTGCTTTGTTTTCTCCTCTCCGGACTACCAGCAAATGGAACAAGTACAGCAGAGGTTGCATTTATGTTTGCAGATTGGTATCGACCGGGTGTCGTGCTTGACTATCCAGTTGGTGGAGGTGGTGCCTTAGTTGACGCCTTAGTACGGGGACTGGAACGACACGGAGGTCGCTTGATGCTGAACGCACATGTTGAGCAAATTCTTGTAGAGACGCGCCATGGCGCGTCTCTACAAGCGGTAGGTGTGCGTTTGCGAGGTGGTAAACAAATAAGAGCGCGTCGGGCAGTGATTTCTAATGCATCGGTATGGGATACGCTCAAACTGCTTCCAGAAGAAGCAGTGCCAAAACAGTTTCAAGAACAGCGAGCCAGCACACCTGAATGTGATAGTTTCATGCATCTCCACCTAGGCATTGACTCACAAGGATTGCGTTCAGACCTTGCGTGCCACTACATCGTTGTCAATAATTGGGAAAACGGTGTTACAGATCCTCAGAACGTCGTACTGGTGTCGATTCCCTCACTTTTAGACCCCTCATTAGCACCACCGGGAAAGCACGTCATTCACGTTTATACACCAGGCAACGAACCTTATGACCTATGGCAGGGGATGAACCGAAAAAGTGAGGAATATGGGCGACAAAAACAGTTGCGTGCAGAAGTGATGTGGCAAGCTTTGGAGCGAATTATTCCAGACATTCGCTCGCGTTGCGATGTGACACTAGTTGGGACACCACTGACTCATGAGCAGTATCTGCGACGCCATAGAGGTTCTTATGGTCCCGCCATTCAAGCAGGAAAAGGTTTCTTCCCTGGTTCTAGCACACCTCTTCCTGGACTACTGTGCTGTGGAGACTCGACCTTCCCTGGTATCGGTCTACCAGCCGTCGCGACAAGTGGAATGATTGCTGCAAATACGCTCGCACCGCTAGAGAAGCATTTCCAAATGCTTCAAGATATTGGTTGTATGGGTTAG
- a CDS encoding FG-GAP repeat domain-containing protein — protein MAESNTLSSSSLETTNSSALNVQSSNTFENNDVVNTSSLSGSSQSSLDEESYETAINPNPIYNSAAIYADFNGDGKNDKFWRNSETGETLIWLMDGTNVTSEVSLKTMGSEWDFTIADFNGDDKTDIVWRNTQTGENSVWLMDGTTITSETALETVGTEWTLSSIADFNGDSKTDILWRNTQTGENSVWLMDGSQVSSTAALDTLDTNWTASVVDFNSDGKTDIFWRNNATGENSVWLMDGTNVSASTLSTMGTEWEASFSDFNLDYKTDIVWRNTSTGENSMWLMDGTNVSSEAALPTVGTDWTYKYGDFDGNGKADILWYNQQTGESKVWLMDGANVTSETALTTQSSGWTASISDVDGDGKSDIFWRNYETGENKVWRMDGSTATETVLSTTSPEWYTF, from the coding sequence ATGGCGGAGTCTAATACCTTAAGCTCTTCATCCTTAGAAACTACAAATTCTAGTGCATTAAATGTTCAAAGCTCAAATACTTTTGAGAACAATGATGTTGTAAATACTTCAAGCCTGAGCGGTTCCTCACAATCATCATTAGATGAAGAGTCTTATGAGACTGCAATAAATCCTAACCCCATCTACAATAGTGCCGCGATTTACGCTGATTTCAACGGTGACGGAAAGAACGATAAGTTCTGGCGTAATTCTGAAACTGGTGAGACACTTATCTGGCTGATGGATGGGACAAATGTGACCTCTGAAGTCTCTCTGAAGACAATGGGTTCAGAGTGGGACTTTACAATTGCCGATTTCAACGGTGACGATAAAACGGATATCGTCTGGCGTAATACTCAAACGGGTGAGAACTCTGTTTGGCTGATGGATGGCACAACTATTACCTCAGAAACAGCTCTCGAGACTGTAGGTACAGAGTGGACTTTGAGCAGTATTGCTGATTTCAATGGTGACAGCAAAACCGATATTTTGTGGCGTAATACTCAAACGGGTGAGAATTCTGTTTGGTTAATGGATGGTTCACAAGTGAGTTCTACCGCTGCTTTAGATACACTTGACACAAACTGGACCGCTAGTGTTGTTGATTTCAACAGTGATGGTAAAACTGATATCTTCTGGCGCAACAACGCAACAGGAGAGAACTCTGTTTGGTTGATGGATGGTACAAATGTTTCTGCGTCTACATTGTCAACAATGGGCACAGAATGGGAAGCTAGCTTTAGTGATTTCAACCTCGATTATAAAACTGACATCGTTTGGCGCAATACGTCAACAGGTGAAAATTCCATGTGGCTGATGGATGGTACAAACGTCTCGAGTGAAGCTGCTTTGCCTACAGTCGGTACAGACTGGACATATAAGTATGGTGATTTCGACGGCAATGGAAAGGCAGATATACTCTGGTACAACCAGCAAACAGGTGAGAGTAAGGTTTGGCTCATGGATGGCGCAAATGTTACCAGTGAAACTGCTTTAACAACACAAAGCTCAGGTTGGACAGCAAGCATCAGCGATGTTGATGGCGATGGCAAGTCTGACATCTTCTGGCGTAATTACGAAACAGGTGAGAACAAGGTTTGGCGTATGGATGGATCTACCGCCACTGAAACCGTTTTATCGACAACTTCTCCAGAATGGTATACTTTCTAA
- a CDS encoding TOBE domain-containing protein, producing MEISARNAFKGTVKKIVTGSVNDEVSLEIAPGVEVTAVITKTSAETLGLQEGKQAYAIIKASDVMVSVD from the coding sequence ATGGAAATTAGTGCTCGTAATGCTTTCAAAGGTACTGTGAAAAAAATTGTCACCGGATCTGTTAACGACGAGGTCAGCTTAGAAATTGCACCAGGAGTAGAGGTAACTGCAGTCATCACAAAAACTTCAGCAGAAACGCTAGGACTCCAAGAAGGAAAACAAGCTTACGCTATCATCAAAGCCTCAGATGTGATGGTTTCCGTTGATTAA
- a CDS encoding CoB--CoM heterodisulfide reductase iron-sulfur subunit B family protein has protein sequence MLTHTLKYAYFPGCVAQGACRELHQSTVALSKALGIQLVELKKAACCGSGTFKEDSQLLEDTVNARNIALAEELNLPLLTHCSTCQGVIGHVDESLKECQKTNPAYLEQVNGLLQKEGCLPYRGTTQVKHLLYALVTDYGLEEIQKRVTRKLAGLKCAAFYGCYLLRAQKSMPYDDPFRPEAMENVFRTVGAEPIYYRGRTQCCGWPLSSYATTQSFKMAGMHIQEAIELGADCMVTPCPLCHLNLDSRQPEVEKVIGQKLGLPVLHLPQLIALAVGVSPKELGLERHIVSTKPVLEKLGM, from the coding sequence ATGCTAACCCATACGTTGAAATACGCATACTTTCCAGGTTGTGTTGCCCAAGGAGCGTGCCGAGAGCTTCACCAATCAACTGTTGCCCTCAGTAAAGCCCTGGGCATACAACTGGTTGAACTCAAAAAAGCTGCTTGCTGCGGTTCCGGCACTTTTAAGGAAGATTCCCAATTACTGGAAGATACGGTTAATGCCCGCAATATTGCTTTAGCAGAAGAATTAAATCTTCCATTGCTGACTCATTGCAGCACTTGTCAGGGTGTGATTGGTCATGTTGACGAAAGCCTAAAAGAATGCCAAAAAACCAATCCAGCATACCTTGAACAAGTAAATGGCTTGCTGCAAAAAGAAGGTTGTTTACCCTATCGCGGAACGACACAAGTCAAACATCTCCTCTATGCCCTAGTAACAGACTACGGTTTAGAGGAAATTCAAAAACGTGTCACCCGTAAGTTAGCAGGATTAAAATGTGCAGCTTTTTACGGTTGCTATCTCCTACGTGCCCAAAAGTCCATGCCTTATGATGACCCCTTCCGACCGGAAGCAATGGAAAATGTATTTCGCACGGTAGGCGCAGAACCAATTTATTACAGAGGTCGTACGCAATGCTGCGGCTGGCCCCTTTCTAGCTACGCTACGACTCAATCTTTTAAAATGGCGGGAATGCACATTCAAGAAGCCATAGAACTTGGTGCAGATTGTATGGTGACACCTTGTCCTCTTTGCCATCTTAATCTGGATTCTCGTCAGCCAGAGGTGGAAAAAGTGATTGGACAGAAACTAGGTTTACCAGTGTTACATTTACCTCAGCTGATTGCTTTAGCAGTTGGGGTTAGCCCGAAGGAACTCGGTCTAGAACGGCACATTGTTTCCACCAAGCCAGTGTTGGAAAAATTGGGAATGTAA
- a CDS encoding phosphodiester glycosidase family protein: protein MHYRYKLYIRRLLLATGLGLLLSPLMFYGWRCLLRPPRTDMQQVLFRGIVYKRYAISTPRPAMIHIVTIDLKTPGVKALVTPGIPKPSDRETSAQKTSEFLNEFKLQLAINASYFHHFYEKSPWDYYPHSGDPSYPIGEAISNGYRYSPPEPNWPVLCFSIQNRVQILKSDYCPEGTTHGIAGNQLLVYRGKAIDDNSDDKPYPRVAAAVNQEGTKLWLIAVDGKQALYSEGVTIAELTKIVTDLGAYAALNLDGGGSTTLVMSTNHGSRVLNAPIHTRIPMRERPVGNHLGFYALPEGLRASLLK from the coding sequence ATGCATTATCGATACAAACTTTACATACGGCGATTGTTGCTAGCTACTGGTCTAGGTCTGCTCTTATCGCCACTGATGTTCTACGGCTGGCGGTGTTTGCTGCGTCCCCCTCGAACTGATATGCAGCAAGTCTTGTTTCGTGGAATTGTTTACAAACGTTATGCTATCTCGACACCACGACCAGCAATGATCCACATTGTCACTATTGACTTAAAAACACCAGGAGTTAAGGCACTTGTTACTCCAGGAATACCAAAACCAAGCGATAGAGAAACAAGCGCACAGAAAACATCTGAATTTCTGAATGAATTCAAGCTGCAATTGGCAATAAATGCCAGCTATTTCCATCATTTCTACGAAAAGTCCCCTTGGGACTACTATCCTCACAGTGGTGACCCCTCGTATCCTATAGGGGAGGCTATTTCCAATGGATATCGTTATTCACCACCCGAACCCAATTGGCCTGTATTGTGCTTTTCAATCCAAAATCGTGTTCAAATCTTGAAAAGTGATTACTGTCCTGAAGGGACAACTCATGGTATTGCAGGGAACCAGCTTTTGGTTTATCGCGGTAAGGCAATAGATGACAATTCAGATGATAAGCCTTATCCTCGTGTTGCAGCTGCTGTCAATCAAGAGGGTACAAAACTGTGGCTGATTGCGGTAGACGGGAAGCAAGCACTTTACAGCGAAGGAGTCACAATTGCTGAATTAACAAAAATTGTCACGGATCTGGGTGCTTATGCGGCACTCAACTTAGATGGAGGCGGTTCAACTACACTGGTAATGTCCACAAATCATGGTTCAAGGGTATTGAACGCACCAATACATACGAGAATACCTATGCGTGAGCGTCCTGTTGGCAACCATTTGGGATTTTATGCTTTACCAGAGGGTTTAAGAGCATCTTTACTGAAGTAA
- a CDS encoding FG-GAP repeat domain-containing protein has product MSASETLNSSKDTSAFQSLSKSNSSVDVDDLNSATNFGRSSQSISDESLQSAETTTANNSSSNSSELPDFNGDGKTDKFWRNSQTGETAVWLMDGTNPTSALVSNVDSSWDFAYADFNRDGKTDIFWRNQTTGENKIWLMDGTKIASEVALQNIDSSWTFSIADFNGDSRSDIFWRNTQTGENATWLMDGTNVTTAAVLTETDSSWSYSIVDFDGNGKSDIFWRKQTTGENAIWFIDGTNSSEYSLTEVEPSWNYSTGDFNGDGKTDLLWHNTETDENTVWLMNGFFITSNSLEKLDSSWESSTGDFNGDGKTDIFWHNTQTGENTAWLMDGASIDTTAFLSTTDVSWQPSTGDFNGDGKTDIFWRKSETGENVIWEMDGTTVSGSSLETVPVEWNVF; this is encoded by the coding sequence ATGTCTGCATCTGAAACCTTAAACTCTTCTAAAGATACTAGTGCATTTCAATCTCTCTCAAAGTCCAATAGTTCTGTGGATGTAGATGATTTAAATTCTGCTACGAACTTTGGGCGTTCTTCACAATCGATATCGGATGAATCATTGCAGTCAGCAGAGACTACAACGGCGAACAATTCTAGTTCCAATTCTTCAGAGCTTCCCGATTTTAACGGCGATGGCAAGACTGACAAATTCTGGCGGAACTCTCAAACAGGTGAAACCGCTGTTTGGCTGATGGATGGTACGAACCCAACATCGGCTCTTGTAAGCAATGTAGACTCATCGTGGGACTTTGCTTATGCCGATTTTAACCGCGACGGCAAAACTGACATCTTCTGGCGCAATCAGACAACAGGTGAGAACAAGATTTGGCTGATGGATGGCACAAAAATTGCTTCTGAGGTTGCTCTACAGAACATTGACTCATCCTGGACTTTTAGCATTGCTGATTTTAACGGAGATAGCAGAAGTGATATTTTCTGGCGCAATACTCAAACTGGTGAGAATGCCACTTGGCTAATGGATGGCACAAACGTCACTACTGCGGCTGTTCTGACCGAAACTGACTCATCTTGGTCTTACAGTATTGTCGATTTTGATGGTAATGGCAAGAGCGACATCTTTTGGCGTAAGCAGACAACGGGTGAGAACGCCATTTGGTTTATTGATGGTACTAACTCATCAGAGTATTCATTGACGGAAGTTGAGCCGTCCTGGAATTATAGCACTGGGGATTTCAATGGCGATGGCAAGACTGACCTTCTCTGGCATAATACCGAAACGGATGAAAATACCGTTTGGTTGATGAATGGTTTTTTTATCACCTCGAATTCTCTAGAAAAACTTGATTCTTCGTGGGAATCTAGTACTGGAGATTTTAACGGCGATGGCAAGACCGATATCTTCTGGCACAATACTCAAACTGGTGAGAACACCGCTTGGTTGATGGATGGCGCATCAATTGATACTACAGCTTTTCTGTCTACAACTGATGTATCGTGGCAACCTAGCACTGGAGATTTTAACGGCGATGGCAAAACCGATATTTTCTGGCGCAAATCTGAAACTGGTGAGAATGTGATTTGGGAAATGGATGGCACTACTGTATCTGGATCTTCTTTGGAGACAGTTCCTGTAGAGTGGAATGTTTTCTAA
- a CDS encoding UDP-N-acetylmuramoyl-L-alanyl-D-glutamate--2,6-diaminopimelate ligase has protein sequence MKLRELLATVDGVVELPQHPAMDEQIKGLKTNSHACLPGDLFIGMPGTRVDGGDFWQSAIASGAVAAIISPLAAQKHSSTPEACVITADDMIKACAQLAATFYGYPGQKLKLVGVTGTNGKTTTTHLVDYFLNKAHLPTALMGTLYTRWNGFVQTAVHTTPFAVELQQQLAAAVDAGNEYGVMETSSHALAQGRVMGCQFEVGVFTNLTQDHLDFHRDMEDYFAAKALLFSPQYLKQRAIINADDSYGKRLIASLNSDKVWSYSVNDSTADLWMSDLNYQPNGVSGQLHTPKGEVTFYSPLVGQYNLENLLAAVGAVLHLGLDLQLVASAIPKFPGVPGRMERVQMTPEQDISVIVDYAHTPDSLENLLKASRPFIPGKMICVFGCGGDRDRTKRPKMGKIAAELADIAVVTSDNPRTEDPQRILQDILEGIPQTVQPTVIGDRATAIRTAILQAQPGDGVLLAGKGHEDYQILGTEKIHFDDREHAREALEERMKIKVNK, from the coding sequence ATGAAACTGCGGGAGTTACTAGCCACTGTAGACGGTGTTGTAGAATTACCACAACATCCAGCGATGGATGAACAAATCAAGGGTTTGAAGACTAATTCTCATGCTTGCCTTCCCGGAGATTTGTTTATTGGGATGCCAGGAACGCGGGTTGATGGTGGGGACTTTTGGCAAAGTGCGATCGCCTCTGGTGCTGTAGCTGCCATTATTTCTCCTCTAGCAGCACAGAAACATTCTTCGACACCAGAAGCTTGTGTGATCACTGCTGATGATATGATAAAAGCTTGTGCTCAATTAGCCGCTACTTTTTACGGCTATCCTGGGCAAAAACTTAAACTGGTTGGTGTGACGGGTACAAATGGGAAAACCACAACCACCCACCTTGTTGACTACTTTCTCAATAAAGCTCATTTGCCCACGGCTTTGATGGGCACTCTTTATACTCGTTGGAATGGTTTTGTTCAAACTGCTGTCCATACGACACCGTTTGCTGTGGAACTGCAACAGCAGCTTGCAGCTGCTGTGGATGCTGGAAACGAGTATGGAGTGATGGAAACGAGTTCCCACGCCTTGGCACAAGGTCGAGTGATGGGTTGTCAGTTTGAGGTGGGAGTATTTACCAATCTTACCCAAGACCATTTAGATTTCCACCGCGATATGGAAGATTACTTTGCGGCGAAAGCACTCCTATTTAGTCCTCAATATCTAAAGCAGCGGGCAATCATTAACGCTGATGATTCATATGGCAAACGGTTAATTGCATCCTTAAACTCAGACAAAGTTTGGAGTTATAGTGTCAACGATTCTACAGCAGATTTATGGATGAGCGACCTGAATTACCAACCTAATGGTGTCAGTGGTCAGCTTCACACACCAAAGGGTGAGGTGACTTTTTATTCGCCGTTGGTTGGTCAATATAATCTAGAAAATTTACTGGCAGCAGTAGGAGCAGTTTTACACTTAGGGTTAGATTTACAGTTAGTTGCATCTGCAATACCTAAGTTTCCTGGAGTCCCAGGACGGATGGAAAGGGTACAAATGACTCCTGAGCAAGATATTAGTGTCATTGTAGATTATGCCCACACGCCAGATAGTTTGGAAAATTTGCTCAAAGCCTCACGTCCGTTTATTCCAGGTAAAATGATTTGTGTGTTTGGGTGTGGAGGCGATCGCGATCGCACTAAGCGCCCAAAAATGGGTAAAATTGCTGCTGAATTAGCTGATATAGCTGTGGTAACATCTGATAATCCCCGTACTGAAGACCCACAAAGGATTTTACAGGATATTTTAGAGGGGATTCCACAAACAGTTCAACCGACAGTGATAGGCGATCGCGCTACTGCAATTCGCACTGCTATATTGCAAGCTCAACCTGGAGATGGCGTTTTGCTTGCAGGTAAAGGTCACGAAGACTATCAAATTCTTGGAACTGAAAAAATTCATTTTGACGACCGAGAACACGCACGAGAAGCTTTGGAAGAAAGGATGAAAATAAAAGTTAACAAATAA
- a CDS encoding MBL fold metallo-hydrolase — protein MYLTWLDNNSWLLEIGGQQILVDPWLVGLLTFGNLDWLIKGSLLQERPIPEKIDLILLSQGLEDHAHPPTLKQLDRNIPVVASPNAAKVVQQLNYTQVTALAHGETFSLNQSVEIKATPGSLVGLNLVENGYLLKELESGFTLYYEPHGNHSPSLKEIAPVDVVITPLIDATLPLVGSIIKGNKYALEVAQWLQPQFILHTAGGGDVIFEGLLSSLLQTKGSIEEFRSLLEKNNLSTRVIDPKRGDRFELKLQKRVLNV, from the coding sequence ATGTATTTAACTTGGTTAGACAACAATTCTTGGCTACTGGAAATCGGAGGGCAACAGATACTCGTTGACCCTTGGCTAGTGGGTTTATTAACCTTTGGCAATTTGGATTGGCTGATCAAAGGTTCCCTACTCCAGGAACGCCCAATACCAGAGAAGATAGACCTGATTTTGCTATCTCAGGGTTTGGAAGACCATGCTCATCCACCAACTCTTAAGCAGCTTGACCGCAACATCCCGGTTGTCGCTTCTCCAAATGCTGCCAAGGTAGTACAGCAGTTAAATTATACTCAAGTCACAGCACTTGCTCATGGGGAAACTTTCAGCCTGAATCAAAGCGTGGAAATTAAGGCAACTCCTGGATCGCTGGTTGGTCTAAATTTAGTGGAAAATGGATATCTCCTTAAAGAATTGGAGAGCGGTTTTACGCTCTATTACGAGCCTCATGGGAATCATTCCCCTTCGCTTAAGGAAATTGCTCCAGTTGATGTCGTTATCACTCCGTTAATTGACGCGACTTTACCCTTAGTTGGTTCCATTATTAAGGGAAATAAATACGCTTTAGAAGTTGCTCAATGGTTGCAACCCCAATTCATACTACATACAGCTGGTGGAGGTGATGTGATTTTTGAGGGATTACTATCCTCTCTACTTCAGACTAAGGGAAGCATTGAGGAATTTCGTTCATTACTAGAAAAGAATAATTTATCGACACGAGTGATAGATCCTAAAAGGGGCGATCGCTTTGAATTAAAATTACAAAAGCGAGTGTTGAATGTTTAA